GACGTAGCTACTATTTGTACAGGCATGGCCGCATCGATGGGCGCCATATTGTTGTGCGCCGGAGAGCCTGGCAAACGCACAGCCCTCAAGCACTCTCGCATACTTATCCACCAGCCCATGGGCGGCGCTCAGGGTCAGGCTTCCGATATCGAAATTACTGCTCGCGAGATTTTAAAACTCAAAAATGAACTCTACGAAATCATCGCCAAGCACAGCAAGCAGGATGCTGAGAAAATTTGGAAAGATGCCGACCGCGACTACTGGCTTACCTCGCAGGAAGCCAAAGAATATGGAATGATTGACGAAGTGCTCGACCGCCCCAAAAAATAATGCTATCTTCTTTTTTAATAATTAATACCCTTTCTGATAATGGCCAAACAATCCGATAAATGTTCTTTTTGCGGAAGAAGCAGAAACGAAACCGGGATGCTCATCATGGGCATCGATGGGAACATCTGCAACGAATGCGTGGAACAAGCTGCGGCCATTCTGGAAGAGGATAGTAAGATTGCACATAAAAGCCACGCCAAACTTAAACTGCCCAAACCTACCGAGATAAAGCATTTTCTCGATCAGTATGTTATCGGTCAGGAAGAATCCAAGCGCGTGCTTTCGGTGGCGGTTTACAACCATTACAAACGCATCGACCAAACCAAACAAAGTGAGGAAGATGATGTAGAGATCGAAAAGTCGAACATCATCATCGTGGGCGAAACCGGAACCGGCAAAACGCTGATGGCACGAACCATCGCACGGATGCTGAAAGTTCCTTTTGCCATAGCCGATGCCACCATCCTTACCGAGGCCGGCTATGTGGGCGAAGACGTGGAGAGCATTCTTTCCAGACTTTTGATGGCTTCTAATTACGATGTGAAAGCCGCCGAGCGGGGCATCGTGTTTATCGATGAGATAGATAAGATAGCCCGCAAGAGCGACAACCCTTCCATCACTCGCGACGTATCGGGTGAAGGCGTGCAGCAGGCGCTGCTCAAGTTGCTCGAAGGTTCCATTGTGAATGTGCCACCGCAGGGAGGTCGTAAGCATCCCGATCAAAAATATGTGCAGGTCAACACACAAAACATATTGTTCGTCGCCGGAGGCGCCTTCAATGGCATCGATAAAATTATTGCATCACGTATGCGCACCAATGTAGTGGGCTACCAAATCGTAAAAGAAATCGAAGCCATCGACAAGAGCAACATGTTGCAATACGTCGCCCCACCCGATCTTAAAAAGTTTGGACTCATCCCCGAAATTGTAGGGCGCATGCCGGTGGTGTCGTTCCTCAATCCACTGGATGCTTCGGCACTGAAACGCATCCTCACCGAACCAAAAAATGCGCTCACCAAACAGTTCATCCGGCTGTTCCAAATCGACGGCATCGAACTTACCTTCACTGACGATGCTCTGAGTTTTATGGTCGAAAAAGCCCTTGAATTCAAGTTGGGTGCCCGCGGATTGCGCTCCATCATGGAAGCTATCCTTACGGATGCTATGTTTGAACTGCCCGATAAAAAGAATGTGAAAAAACTGGAAGTCACCGGCAAATACGCTGCGCAGCGTCTTCAAAGCAAAAGCTTTGCAGGCATGCGTGTAGCTTAGCCTCCCGCTCGTTTAGACAGCAGTTTAGCCTGCGCCTCAAATATTCGGCTCGTTTGTTGCGTTATTTTGCATTAAAAAACCAATTTATGCGAAATATACTTTTTGTAATATTTGTAATTTTCGCTGCAACTCCCCTGCTGCATGCACAGGAATCCAAATATCATCTCCTTCCCGTCCGCGTTGTCGATGGCGACACGCTACCATACATCAACCTGTCGCCGGTAGAAGTTTTTGATTTCCGGATATTTAAAACCCAGCGTGAAGTGCGCCAAAACAACAGGCTTATCCGCAACGTAAAGCGTGTGTATCCCTGGGCCAAACTCGCCGGACAAAAACTTGTGGAATACGAAACCGTGCTCAGCCACGTAGAGAGCGATCGCGAAAAGCGACAAATTATGAAAGAGATCGAAAAACAGATACACGAAGAATATGGTGGCGAACTGCGCAAACTCACCATCAGCCAGGGCAAAATACTCATAAAACTTGTCGACCGCGAAACGGGCAACACCTCCTACAACCTGGTGCAGGACTTTAGAGGAATGTTTGTCGCCTTCTTTTATCAGTCGTTTGCACGGATATTTGGTTACAACCTCAAAATAAATTACGAACCCGAAGGCGAAGACCGCAACATCGAAGTGATCGTGCGCATGATCGAAAACGGAGTGATCTAAAGGCAATCTTCAGTTCTCAGTCGGCAGCCTTCAAATACCAAAATTTCAGGTATTTACATGGATTAGCACCGTGTTCTACACAGAATAATACTGTGAGATTTCACGAAAAACAACCTGCTCTTTGGTGGCTGACGTCGGTTGGTGAGCGGAGCCGAACCAAGTCGAAACCAGCCTGTCGGAGGGAAAAACAAACAATTAAATCCCGGTGGTATTAAGATTTCCCAGACTGATAGTAAATACCTTGGTTTGTTCGGGATCGTCGTCGTTGATGAGTTTGAGCGCTACCTGCAAATGAAGGAGGTAAATGTTGAGCTCGGTATTTTTTGATTTGATAATGCCGATTTTTAGGATGTCGGAATTGATAATTCCATAAGTACGTTTTTCGATAATTCCGAATATCTCGTCCGGATAATCGTCGAGGATGTTGCATTCGTAATCGTTGAGAAATTCCTCAATATTTGAAATTTCGGTCATGGTGATTACCTGCAGATTTTCCAGCCCACCAATGTTTACCAAAAACCATTTATTCACATTTTGGTCTATCAGGCAGCGGTTCAGATTGTCGCGCTGCAGGATGCGGGCACAGTTGATGATGGCGCGGCCAAAAAAGTTGTCGCCAAATTTGTAGATATTGTCGTAAGTGATGGCATAACGCAAATTGATGCTGCCGATGATACTGCGTAGTTTGGGATAAAAATGAAAAGCGTTATAAACGCGCAGTATGATGGCCATGTTGATGGCAAAAAGCAACGAGTGCAGGGGTGTATCAAAGATGAAAAAGCCGCCGTCGCCGGTGCTGATGAAATGCTTGTTGATCTTTTCCTGATCGTATTTCTGAAAAATATACTTGTGGTTGGCAAAGCATTGCTCTATGGCCACCTCCATAAAACGGCGGAATAAGAAAGGTATGAGCGACTGTTCAAAGTGGCTGTAGCCGGTGCTGTACTGGTAAATATCGACACCCAGAACTGACTTATGGGGGATGTTCTTATCGTTGACGTAAGTCTGCAGCTCCGCAAAAAGATCCTCGTCGTCGGGGATGATGTTGGTTTTACGGAAAAGCACAC
This portion of the Bacteroidales bacterium genome encodes:
- the clpX gene encoding ATP-dependent Clp protease ATP-binding subunit ClpX yields the protein MAKQSDKCSFCGRSRNETGMLIMGIDGNICNECVEQAAAILEEDSKIAHKSHAKLKLPKPTEIKHFLDQYVIGQEESKRVLSVAVYNHYKRIDQTKQSEEDDVEIEKSNIIIVGETGTGKTLMARTIARMLKVPFAIADATILTEAGYVGEDVESILSRLLMASNYDVKAAERGIVFIDEIDKIARKSDNPSITRDVSGEGVQQALLKLLEGSIVNVPPQGGRKHPDQKYVQVNTQNILFVAGGAFNGIDKIIASRMRTNVVGYQIVKEIEAIDKSNMLQYVAPPDLKKFGLIPEIVGRMPVVSFLNPLDASALKRILTEPKNALTKQFIRLFQIDGIELTFTDDALSFMVEKALEFKLGARGLRSIMEAILTDAMFELPDKKNVKKLEVTGKYAAQRLQSKSFAGMRVA
- a CDS encoding DUF4294 domain-containing protein; its protein translation is MRNILFVIFVIFAATPLLHAQESKYHLLPVRVVDGDTLPYINLSPVEVFDFRIFKTQREVRQNNRLIRNVKRVYPWAKLAGQKLVEYETVLSHVESDREKRQIMKEIEKQIHEEYGGELRKLTISQGKILIKLVDRETGNTSYNLVQDFRGMFVAFFYQSFARIFGYNLKINYEPEGEDRNIEVIVRMIENGVI